The Candidatus Woesearchaeota archaeon genome segment AGCGCAGGAAAAAGCGCTTATGATATGGTGTTTAGAAGAACACTGCATTTAGATACTTTAAAGAAGAATCATAACAAGCTTCATTTTCTTAAACAAAGAATTAAACTTCTTACTGACGAAATTATGGAAATGAATAGAAAAGTCACTGATAAACAAAGACTGGAAGCAATTAAAGAAGAGCTTACCTTTCTAAAGACCAAGATACAATTATTAAAATGTTAGATATTTAGTACGTAATAAGTCTTCTTTAGGTTTTAGCGCCGGTTCAGCTTTTGATGTGATTATTGATTGGATTTTTCTCTCTGGAACTCCGAAAAATCCCCAATATAAATTTAAGAAGAGCTTCACGAAAGTAGGCGCTAAAACCCCCAGACTTATTACGTACGATATTTAAATTAATAAAAAATCAAAGATCTTTTGCCATTACTGTTTTTCGTCCATTGGCTTCTGCTCTTGAACAAGCATCTTTTATTAACTGCTCAACTTTGTTGCTCAATGTATCGGCAAAATCACCGCTAACATTAAATCCTTTCGCAACATCTTTTATTTTAGCTTTTACAATGACTGACATACACTTCACCTCTCATTCACTACATTTTATGTTAGCGTAGTACACCACCTAAGAGTATATAAATATTTGTCTCTTCAAATCCACAATATTTATAAATTAGTTCACAATAGTGAAGATTAAGGTTATGTAACATGGCAAGTGTAGATTTATTGTTATTGCAGGAAGTTGAAGTTATGTATATTATTCCGACTATTAGAAGATATCTTGCTTTATATCTCAAGGAACTGGGGAGATCACAAAAAACAATTGCTGAAATCCTGGCTTTGAGAGAATCAACGGTAAGCCAATATATGAGTAATAAGCGTGGCTGTAAA includes the following:
- a CDS encoding DUF1931 domain-containing protein — translated: MSVIVKAKIKDVAKGFNVSGDFADTLSNKVEQLIKDACSRAEANGRKTVMAKDL